One region of Wyeomyia smithii strain HCP4-BCI-WySm-NY-G18 chromosome 3, ASM2978416v1, whole genome shotgun sequence genomic DNA includes:
- the LOC129731183 gene encoding chromosome transmission fidelity protein 18 homolog has protein sequence MDQYPTEEEEFELMYGDELEAMDDLGFEMSEAQPEPTRAKNNDPPRASTAFSHYSRGPLDSPRLSQINEDSPLQSPAFSQIPRNSSTINKRLFDTPGPSRYGRLASTPFPENADAGILAADPLSEIQNIGLNPRKRRLDALFGDIQDIEDDEHILCQQVYTKKTKTEEELDMELIEKILEARKRFQAVVNPVKSTGLDRAEALHRFKMQNLSYSVPKWPFATIVRSDNERVYVRFHSEEFETNAINEINCFKNGINGLLGDAKERIWNEAKEIVSKRFEAPERAIQSSPDVQVIVPDQSTELWVEKYRPRRYIDLLSDETTNRSLLQWLKLWDKVVFGREPKQKTDTKQLNSFNKKTGRFESNGGWKRKGRSALNTDLDEHGCPVQKVALLCGPPGLGKTTLAHTIARHAGYVVREVNASDDRSPEAFRLALESGTQMKSVLNEDKRPNCIVLDEIDGAPVATVDFLLRFVSGAVPQKGGNKKGKGDKFILKRPIICICNDLYVPALRQLRQMAFVVNFPPTESARLAERLLLIAKQEKITTDLTSMLALADKTGNDVRSCLSMLQFHSSLKKPLRLTDVLKCNVGQKDRHKGLFGIWSAIFQIQRPKKTLVEDENSANDAIVTLTDMSPATRMVNILDVIHMAGDYDRLTQGVFENYLQQKMPDPNMVGVAEAGSWFCFNDRVQQMINHQQNYSIYPYLMYAFVSWHFLFAGLVWPKINFPNKGFETSQKLATCKLILTGLRKGLSAQLKGIGEGPTVLLDTVPLLKRVISPSLRSVSLQLLTPKEKSDLTHAVEVMADFGLNYIQLKSAEGSYQYQLNPDIEQLGHFTGVSGQNLSYFGKQIVAREVEMEVMRRAQPKVSRAPAKGQTAKITEIGGARKNKPSNAASSSTLPNHLQTLQPKPVVQKVKQVVFKDFFGRITTRETMVPVQEGGTDTIVKSPIWYRYKEGFNNAVRKDVTLQDLM, from the exons atggatCAATATCCGACAGAAGAGGAGGAATTTGAGCTGATGTATGGAGATGAGCTCGAGGCGATGGATGATTTGGGGTTTGAAA TGTCTGAAGCACAACCGGAACCAACTCGTGCAAAGAATAACGACCCTCCTCGTGCATCGACAGCATTTTCTCATTATAGCAGAGGTCCACTAGATAGCCCACGTTTGTCTCAAATCAACGAGGACAGCCCGTTACAAAGCCCCGCATTTTCACAAATACCGAGAAACTCATCCACAATCAATAAGCGGCTCTTTGATACTCCGGGTCCGTCGCGTTATGGACGTTTGGCTTCGACGCCGTTTCCTGAAAATGCTGATGCTGGTATACTGGCCGCTGACCCGTTAAGCGAAATTCAAAACATCGGTCTTAATCCACGTAAAAGACGTTTAGATGCTTTATTCGGAGACATTCAGGATATCGAAGATGATGAGCACATTTTGTGTCAGCAGGTCTACACGAAGAAAACCAAAACCGAAGAGGAACTTGATATGGAATTGATCGAAAAAATCCTCGAAGCAAGGAAACGCTTCCAAGCGGTTGTGAATCCAGTTAAATCGACCGGATTGGATCGAGCAGAGGCTTTGCATCGGTTCAAGATGCAGAATTTGTCATATTCGGTGCCGAA GTGGCCTTTTGCTACGATTGTGCGAAGTGACAATGAGCGGGTTTACGTGCGGTTTCACTCGGAAGAGTTTGAAACGAATGctataaatgaaataaattgcttcaaGAATGGTATCAATGGATTACTAGGTGATGCAAAGGAGAGAATTTGGAACGAAGCTAAGGAAATC GTCTCGAAGCGCTTTGAAGCTCCTGAACGTGCAATTCAATCTAGCCCGGATGTACAGGTCATTGTTCCAGATCAGAGTACCGAGCTATGGGTTGAAAAGTACCGCCCAAGACGTTATATTGATTTACTGTCGGACGAAACCACAAATCGCAGTCTATTGCAATGGTTAAAGTTATGGGATAAGGTGGTTTTCGGACGCGAACCGAAACAAAAAACTGATACTAAACAGTTGAACAGTTTTAATAAAAAGACCGGCCGATTTGAGTCGAATGGAGGCTGGAAGCGGAAAGGTCGATCGGCATTAAATACTGATCTGGATGAACACGGTTGCCCAGTGCAGAAAGTTGCCTTGTTGTGTGGTCCCCCAGGtttgggaaaaaccactttggCTCATACAATCGCCAGACATGCCGGGTATGTTGTGCGAGAGGTCAACGCATCCGATGATCGAAGTCCGGAAGCGTTTCGGTTAGCGTTGGAGAGTGGAACACAGATGAAATCCGTGCTTAATGAAGATAAACGACCGAACTGTATAGTTTTGGATGAAATCGATGGTGCCCCAGTAGCAACGGTGGATTTTTTGCTGCGATTCGTGTCTGGAGCGGTCCCGCAAAAAGGTGGTAATAAAAAAGGCAAAGGAGACAAGTTTATTTTGAAACGACCGATAATCTGTATATGTAACGACTTGTACGTTCCTGCATTGAGACAACTGCGTCAGATGGCGTTCGTTGTCAACTTTCCACCCACTGAATCGGCCAGACTGGCAGAAAG GTTACTGTTGATAGCCAAGCAGGAGAAAATCACAACAGACTTGACATCTATGCTAGCACTAGCGGATAAAACAGGAAATGATGTACGGTCATGCCTTTCCATGCTGCAATTTCATAGCTCGTTAAAGAAACCCCTGCGACTGACGGACGTTTTGAAATGTAATGTTGGTCAGAAGGATCGACACAAGGGGTTGTTCGGAATTTGGTCTGCAATCTTCCAG ATTCAACGGCCAAAGAAAACCTTAGTAGAGGATGAGAATTCAGCTAACGACGCAATTGTCACGCTAACTGATATGTCTCCAGCCACGCGGATGGTCAACATTCTGGACGTGATTCATATGGCCGGCGATTACGATAGGTTGACGCAGGGTGTGTTCGAGAACTATTTGCAGCAAAAAATGCCCGATCCGAATATGGTCGGTGTAGCGGAAGCTGGCAGTTGGTTTTGCTTCAACGATCGCGTCCAGCAGATGATTAACCACCAGCAGAATTACTCGATATACCCGTACCTAATGTACGCTTTCGTGTCGTGGCATTTCCTATTTGCCGGTCTGGTCTGGCCGAAAATTAATTTCCCTAACAAGGGCTTCGAG ACGTCCCAAAAGCTGGCAACTTGTAAACTGATACTAACGGGACTGCGGAAGGGACTCTCGGCGCAGCTAAAGGGTATTGGTGAAGGACCAACGGTGCTGCTGGATACGGTGCCGTTGTTGAAGCGTGTGATTAGTCCTTCATTGAGATCGGTTTCGCTGCAATTGTTGACTCCAAA GGAAAAGTCGGACCTAACTCATGCAGTAGAAGTTATGGCAGATTTTGGCTTGAACTACATACAACTGAAATCGGCTGAGGGATCTTATCAGTACCAGCTGAATCCGGATATCGAACAACTGGGTCATTTCACAGGTGTTTCCGGGCAAAATTTGAGCTACTTTGGAAAGCAAATCGTCGCGAGAGAAGTGGAAATGGAGGTTATGCGACGAGCTCAGCCAAAAGTATCCCGGGCACCGGCGAAAGGACAAACTGCTAAAATTACCGAAATCGGTGGTGCTCGTAAAAATAAACCATCGAACGCAGCATCATCGTCGACGTTACCCAATCATCTGCAAACTCTTCAGCCGAAACCAGTCGTCCAGAAAGTGAAACAGGTG
- the LOC129731184 gene encoding cilia- and flagella-associated protein 206, with protein sequence MTSNHLKTYLLEPNINLKPLLYEIVKQCEKKNIRYDKHLITFIMNLVSLDPKFEIYMETLSADRRNHDDFVEECVAILSEDRSPSLTTLKIQLYFLEHFFNKDEVIEKHTRNLQNKTAHLLREITENDVITRDEQDEIFSKIIIDIVLNMGLGNPDNKEVIVETTKALNSVMSRSDKAKFITLDKKDRLLALKDIREIVCGIRIFNKHAGNASNGMSDLPRLLDQSHESTKSILQITLCEIMDKVNLLTSALNSSIAYDLRNRTIVTLLPENISSEDLDDLKDLLIMYRQHEVYTRKLIDELVLMKYNIDTCNQEYNQKLIKLHEAVQYRTAIPTDRVFPKFSELTRIWMQYQNYIYLLSEINQISNTLTNLTERCLSFDDLAYRLLGECQVQTDLDRLGKTSNKKLYIDSESVACEIVPYASSLKVEFLKFCVWHLAEANGLLMPGNTDMGVCQYQKELYAFNIPEPAVFFSENPDKYLFKIVKLARKKVQLVVFLDIFFKLQNCYNSKTMEVFHVKVPLTAEQEVQTELHPIPSNIDRQYRWNIWDLRREAIGLTNLRMKRTSSSQTTKSKPTQVYLPKNQTTQTRVCRGTETEERRQ encoded by the exons ATGACGTCGAATCATTTGAAAACCTACTTATTAGAACCGAACATAAATCTTAAACCGCTGCTCTATGAGATTGTGAAacaatgtgaaaagaaaaacaTTCGCTACGATAAGCATCTAATAACATTCATCATGAACTTGGTCAGCTTGGACCCGAAGTTTGAAATTTACATGGAGACGCTTAGTGCCGACAGACGGAACCATGACGATTTTGTGGAGGAATGCGTCGCAATACTCTCTG aaGATCGGTCTCCTAGTTTAACCACTCTCAAAATTCAGTTGTAttttttggaacatttttttaataaagacGAGGTAATCGAAAAACACACTCGGAATCTGCAGAATAAAACAGCTCATCTACTAAGAGAAATTACCGAAAATGACGTCATAACTAGAGATGAACAGGATGAAATATTCAGCAAAATCATAATAGATATCGTCCTAAACATGGGACTCGGTAACCCAGATAATAAAGAGGTGATTGTCGAAACAACAAAAGCATTAAACTCCGTGATGTCCCGGAGCGACAAGGCGAAGTTTATCACTCTCGACAAAAAGGACCGGCTGCTGGCACTGAAAGATATACGTGAGATAGTGTGCGGCATTCGTATCTTCAACAAACATGCCGGAAATGCTTCAAACGGAATGTCTGATT TACCGCGGTTGTTGGATCAATCTCACGAATCTACCAAATCGATCCTGCAGATAACGTTATGTGAAATTATGGACAAAGTCAACCTACTAACCAGTGCATTGAATTCTTCGATCGCTTACGATCTACGTAACCGTACGATAGTAACCCTTTTACCGGAGAACATATCTTCGGAGGATTTGGACGACTTGAAAGATTTATTAATTATGTATCGACAACATGAAGTTTATACTCGAAAACTAATTGATGAATTAGTTTTAATGAAATACAACATCGATACCTGTAACCAAGAATACAACCAAAAGTTGATCAAGCTTCACGAGGCCGTTCAGTATCGAACTGCCATTCCAACTGATCGCGTATTT CCAAAATTCTCTGAGTTGACACGCATTTGGATGCAGTATCAAAATTACATCTATTTACTATCGGAAATCAACCAAATTAGTAATACATTAACAAATCTAACGGAACGATGCCTCAGTTTCGATGACCTGGCATACCGTTTACTAGGAGAATGTCAAGTTCAAACCGACTTGGATAGATTGGGCAAAACAAgcaacaagaaactttacattGACTCTGAAAGTGTAGCCTGTGAAATAGTACCCTACGCGTCATCCTTGAAG GTCGAATTTCTAAAATTTTGCGTATGGCACTTGGCAGAAGCAAATGGCCTTTTAATGCCTGGCAACACCGACATGGGAGTGTGTCAGTATCAGAAGGAACTTTATGCATTTAACATACCCGAACCCGCGGTTTTCTTCAGTGAAAATCCCGATAA GTATTTGTTTAAAATCGTCAAACTCGCCCGCAAAAAGGTTCAACTCGTTGTCTTTCTGGACATTTTCTTCAAGTTGCAAAATTGCTACAACTCAAAAACAATGGAGGTGTTCCATGTCAAAGTCCCGCTAACGGCCGAACAGGAAGTGCAAACTGAGCTGCACCCGATTCCATCAAATATCGACCGACAGTATCGTTGGAACATCTGGGATCTTCGCCGGGAGGCCATCGGATTAACTAACCTTCGCATGAAGCGAACCAGTTCGTCCCAAACGACGAAAAGCAAACCTACACAGGTATATTTGCCGAAAAACCAGACCACACAGACGCGAGTGTGTCGCGGAACGGAAACCGAAGAGCGGCGACAATGA